A genomic region of Rhodococcus pyridinivorans contains the following coding sequences:
- a CDS encoding FAD-dependent monooxygenase, which produces MTTMNDHDPTYDTDVIIVGLGPAGGTAALALATYGVRVHAVSMFPWVANSPRAHITNQRAVEVLRDLGVEDEARTYATPWDQMGDTLFTTSLAGEEIVRMQTWGTGARYGDYLAGSPCAMLDIPQPLMEPVLIKNAAERGALISFNTEYLDHSQDKDGVTVRFRDVRSGTEFTQRARFLLGFDGARSKIAEQIGLPFEGELARAGTAYILFNADLSKYVAHRPSILHWIFNSKAGFGEIGMGLLRAIRPWGQWIAGWGFDMSQGEPDISDDVVLEQIRTLVGDPELTIDIVSRSFWYVNQQWAEHYQSGRVFCGGDAVHRHPPSSGLGSNTSMQDAFNLAWKIAYAAKGYAGPGLLESYSPERVPVGRQIVARANQSRKDYAGLREWFDPTSDDPVTAGLAKLKAPSSEGAALRERLYEALEVKNTEFNAHGVELNQRYASSAVVPDLEAGEEVWGRDRELYLQATTRPGAKLPHAWLVGPHGTRVSTLDVTGKGQMTLLTGIGGQAWKRAAATLDLPFLRTVVIGEAGINDSYGYWRQLREIHEAGALLVRPDGYVAWRYSAPVWGDSEALTHLENALSIVLDRAPHETPTAGDGGTPQYSIHAVPIVVPHVTADDATSASTASITPIEGAHA; this is translated from the coding sequence GTGACCACCATGAACGACCACGACCCCACGTACGACACCGACGTCATCATCGTCGGACTCGGTCCCGCCGGCGGCACAGCCGCTCTCGCCCTGGCCACCTACGGTGTGCGCGTCCACGCCGTCTCGATGTTCCCCTGGGTGGCGAACTCACCCCGCGCGCACATCACCAACCAACGCGCCGTAGAAGTGCTCCGCGACCTGGGCGTCGAAGACGAAGCCCGCACATACGCCACTCCGTGGGACCAGATGGGCGACACCCTGTTCACCACCAGTCTGGCCGGTGAAGAAATCGTCCGGATGCAGACATGGGGCACCGGCGCCCGGTACGGCGACTATCTCGCCGGCAGCCCGTGCGCGATGCTCGACATCCCTCAGCCCCTGATGGAACCGGTACTGATCAAGAACGCGGCCGAACGCGGCGCGTTGATCAGTTTCAACACCGAATACCTCGATCACAGCCAGGACAAGGACGGTGTCACGGTGAGATTCCGGGATGTGCGCTCGGGCACCGAGTTCACCCAGCGAGCGCGCTTCCTGCTCGGCTTCGACGGTGCCCGCTCGAAGATCGCCGAACAGATCGGACTGCCCTTTGAAGGCGAGCTCGCCCGTGCCGGCACCGCCTACATCCTGTTCAACGCGGATCTGAGCAAGTACGTCGCTCACCGGCCGAGCATTCTGCACTGGATCTTCAACTCCAAGGCCGGTTTCGGTGAGATCGGCATGGGTCTGCTGCGGGCGATCAGACCTTGGGGCCAGTGGATCGCCGGATGGGGCTTCGACATGTCCCAAGGTGAACCCGACATATCCGATGACGTTGTGCTAGAACAGATCCGTACCCTTGTCGGCGACCCTGAGCTGACCATCGACATCGTGTCGCGCTCGTTCTGGTACGTCAATCAGCAGTGGGCCGAGCATTATCAATCCGGCCGGGTGTTCTGTGGCGGCGACGCCGTACACCGGCATCCGCCGAGCAGCGGCCTGGGCTCGAACACCTCCATGCAGGATGCATTCAACCTTGCCTGGAAGATCGCCTACGCCGCCAAGGGATACGCGGGACCGGGACTGCTCGAGTCCTACTCCCCCGAGCGGGTTCCGGTCGGCAGGCAGATCGTCGCGCGCGCCAACCAGTCCCGCAAGGACTACGCCGGTCTGCGCGAGTGGTTCGATCCCACCAGCGACGACCCGGTCACCGCCGGCCTGGCAAAACTCAAAGCTCCCTCCTCCGAAGGCGCGGCACTGCGTGAGCGCCTATACGAGGCACTCGAGGTCAAGAACACCGAGTTCAATGCCCACGGCGTCGAACTCAACCAGCGTTACGCCTCGTCTGCGGTGGTCCCCGACCTTGAAGCCGGTGAGGAGGTATGGGGACGCGACCGGGAACTGTACCTGCAGGCCACCACTCGTCCTGGCGCCAAGCTGCCACACGCCTGGTTGGTCGGCCCGCACGGTACCCGGGTCTCGACCCTCGATGTCACCGGCAAGGGACAGATGACCCTGCTCACCGGCATCGGCGGACAGGCATGGAAACGTGCCGCTGCCACATTGGACCTACCGTTCCTGCGCACCGTAGTCATCGGTGAAGCGGGCATCAACGACTCGTACGGGTACTGGCGGCAGCTCCGTGAAATCCATGAGGCCGGGGCTCTTCTCGTGCGCCCCGACGGCTACGTCGCCTGGCGGTACAGCGCTCCGGTATGGGGCGACAGCGAAGCACTCACCCACCTCGAGAACGCGCTCAGCATCGTCCTCGACCGTGCCCCGCATGAGACCCCAACCGCCGGGGACGGCGGTACGCCCCAGTACAGCATCCACGCCGTACCGATCGTCGTCCCGCACGTCACCGCCGACGACGCAACATCAGCCTCCACAGCCAGCATCACACCAATCGAGGGAGCACACGCATGA
- a CDS encoding GntR family transcriptional regulator produces the protein MTSTDPGPTASTEAAALLAHVRTSGARLSSALYDILKTRLLEGRYTAGEKIVVESIRQEFGVSKQPVMDALRRLSSDKLVYIVPQVGCEVVSYTPREVEDFFTLFGGFEGAIAAVAATRRTEAQVRELDLISARVDALIASDDPEVRAHGYRVHNREFHAAIHAMAHSRIMEETSQRMWDLSDFLINTAGITNPLASALPDRQHDHHEIAEAIRNRDAAAAREAMERHIVGTIAVIRDESSAQPSR, from the coding sequence ATGACCTCGACCGATCCCGGCCCGACGGCTAGCACCGAGGCTGCCGCCCTCCTTGCGCACGTCCGCACCTCCGGGGCACGTCTGTCCTCCGCGCTCTACGACATCTTGAAGACCCGATTGCTCGAAGGCCGCTATACAGCTGGCGAGAAGATCGTCGTCGAGTCGATTCGGCAGGAATTCGGGGTGAGCAAACAGCCGGTCATGGATGCCCTGCGTCGCCTCTCGAGCGACAAACTGGTCTACATCGTCCCCCAGGTCGGGTGCGAGGTCGTTTCCTACACCCCGCGTGAGGTCGAGGACTTCTTCACCCTGTTCGGTGGTTTCGAAGGAGCCATTGCTGCGGTGGCGGCCACGCGGCGAACCGAGGCGCAGGTGCGGGAGCTGGATCTGATCTCTGCACGCGTCGATGCCTTGATCGCCTCCGACGACCCCGAGGTCCGCGCCCACGGATACCGAGTTCACAACAGGGAATTCCATGCCGCCATCCATGCGATGGCGCATTCACGGATCATGGAGGAGACCAGTCAGCGGATGTGGGATCTGTCGGATTTCCTGATCAACACCGCCGGCATCACCAACCCGCTCGCGAGTGCGTTACCCGACCGCCAGCACGACCATCACGAGATCGCCGAGGCGATCCGAAATCGCGATGCCGCTGCGGCGCGTGAGGCGATGGAGCGCCATATCGTCGGCACGATTGCGGTCATTCGCGACGAATCGAGTGCTCAGCCATCGCGCTGA
- a CDS encoding alpha/beta fold hydrolase, with amino-acid sequence MTRPYTSVWDDLNQVEFSQGFIQAGPYRTRYLHAGDDSKPTLILLHGITGHAEAYVRNLRSHAEHFNVWAIDFIGHGYSAKPDHPLEIKHYIDHVLHLMDAIGVEKASFSGESLGGWVTAQFAHDHPDKVERIVLNTMGGTMANPQVMERLYTLSMEAAKDPSWERVKARLEWLMADPNMVTDDLIRTRQAIFQQPDWLKACEMNMALQDLETRKRNMITDATLQGITVPTMVLWTTKDPSGPVDEAERIASHIPGAKLAVMENCGHWPQYEDPDTFNKLHLDFLLDRS; translated from the coding sequence ATGACCCGCCCGTACACCAGCGTCTGGGACGATCTGAACCAGGTCGAGTTCAGCCAGGGGTTCATCCAGGCCGGCCCATACCGCACCCGCTATTTGCACGCCGGGGACGACTCCAAGCCCACACTCATTCTCCTACACGGCATCACCGGCCACGCCGAAGCATATGTCCGCAATCTGCGTTCACACGCCGAGCATTTCAATGTGTGGGCCATCGACTTCATCGGCCACGGCTACTCCGCCAAACCCGATCACCCCCTCGAGATCAAGCACTACATCGACCACGTGCTGCACCTTATGGATGCCATCGGCGTCGAGAAGGCATCCTTCTCAGGCGAGTCGCTGGGCGGATGGGTCACCGCCCAGTTCGCTCACGACCACCCGGACAAAGTCGAGCGGATCGTGCTCAACACCATGGGCGGCACCATGGCCAACCCACAGGTAATGGAACGGCTCTACACCCTGTCGATGGAAGCGGCGAAAGACCCGAGCTGGGAACGCGTCAAAGCACGCCTCGAATGGCTCATGGCCGACCCGAACATGGTCACCGACGACCTCATCCGCACCCGCCAGGCCATCTTCCAACAACCGGACTGGCTCAAGGCATGCGAAATGAACATGGCCTTGCAGGACCTCGAAACCCGCAAACGGAACATGATCACCGATGCCACCCTCCAAGGCATCACCGTGCCAACGATGGTTCTGTGGACCACCAAAGATCCCTCCGGTCCGGTCGACGAAGCAGAGCGCATCGCCTCCCACATCCCTGGCGCCAAGCTGGCGGTCATGGAGAACTGCGGACACTGGCCCCAGTACGAAGACCCCGACACCTTCAACAAACTGCACCTGGATTTTCTCCTCGATCGCAGTTGA
- a CDS encoding cysteine hydrolase family protein: MELDPRTTALVAVHCQGDVVEATGAFADFFYQQVTERKVIDRIATLITAARTAHTTIVYTRVAWKPDLSDLDANSPLLGIVAQSGCLKEGSELAEIIEPLTPHDEDTVLTHQRIGAFARTDLDTILRSKGITTLLFAGVATNASVEGTARVAGDLGYRVVIVEDACSAATLAAHQASIDSLALLAEISTVDEVRAALATTITGTPV, encoded by the coding sequence ATGGAACTCGACCCGCGTACCACTGCGCTCGTGGCTGTCCACTGTCAAGGCGACGTCGTCGAAGCTACCGGCGCCTTCGCCGACTTCTTCTACCAGCAGGTGACCGAGCGCAAGGTCATCGACCGCATAGCCACGCTCATCACCGCCGCCCGTACCGCCCACACCACGATCGTCTACACCCGGGTCGCATGGAAGCCGGACTTGTCCGATCTCGACGCCAACTCGCCCCTACTCGGCATCGTCGCCCAATCCGGTTGCCTCAAGGAAGGCAGCGAACTCGCCGAGATCATCGAACCCCTCACGCCGCATGATGAGGACACCGTGCTCACTCACCAGCGCATCGGAGCCTTCGCCCGTACCGACCTCGATACCATCCTACGCAGCAAAGGCATCACCACCCTCCTCTTCGCAGGTGTGGCCACAAACGCCTCCGTCGAGGGAACAGCCAGGGTCGCAGGCGATCTCGGATACCGAGTGGTGATCGTCGAGGATGCATGCTCTGCGGCCACTCTCGCAGCGCATCAAGCCAGCATCGACTCCCTCGCGCTACTGGCCGAGATCAGCACCGTCGACGAAGTCCGCGCTGCTTTGGCTACGACGATCACCGGCACCCCGGTTTGA
- a CDS encoding DUF1931 family protein, protein MGTVKFQRFFRVAAGLHVDRNDLKRYTDFIDDKIYDVILIGKASAKANLRDVIEPWDLPITKGLQESIDRFEKLDEEIELQPLLDQLAARPPLDVALSEETEQRLPLIAGGLSVALARTFVTIQPDRKNPGTAEWNVTLDIFHQLL, encoded by the coding sequence ATGGGCACCGTGAAATTCCAGCGGTTCTTCCGGGTAGCGGCTGGACTGCACGTCGACCGGAACGACCTCAAGCGCTATACGGATTTCATCGACGACAAGATCTACGACGTGATCCTCATCGGCAAGGCCTCGGCAAAGGCAAACCTGCGGGACGTGATCGAACCGTGGGACCTGCCGATCACCAAGGGGCTGCAGGAGAGCATCGACCGATTCGAGAAGCTGGACGAGGAGATCGAACTTCAACCTCTGCTCGACCAACTGGCGGCCCGACCGCCCTTGGACGTAGCCCTCTCCGAGGAGACCGAGCAGCGGCTACCGCTGATTGCCGGCGGCTTGAGCGTGGCGCTGGCGCGCACTTTCGTCACTATCCAGCCGGACCGCAAAAACCCCGGGACCGCCGAGTGGAACGTCACCCTCGACATCTTCCATCAACTCCTCTGA
- a CDS encoding MFS transporter has translation MRVALASFVGTTVEYYDFFIYGTAAALVFPTLFFPDASPAIGILLSFATFGVGFLARPLGGIVFGHFGDRVGRKQMLVISLVGMGATTVLMGLLPGYAQIGIAAPILLTLLRLVQGFAVGGEWGGATLMAVEHAPTAKKGFFGSFSQMGAPAGTSIATLAFFAASQLPDEQFLSWGWRLPFLFSAVLIVIGLFIRLSLTESPDFAEIKANSAVVRMPIAVAFRKHWKEIFLIAGTYLSQGVFAYICMAYLVSYGTTVAGISRTFALASVFVAGLVAVLLYPVFGALSDTFGRKTMYLLGAVTMGVAIGPAFALINTGNPWLFMTAQVLVFGISMAPAAGVTGSLFTMIFDADVRYSGVSIGYTLSQVAGSAFAPTIATALYASTNTSNSIVLYLLIVSAISVVSVILLPGGWGRKGATRQLVADKRTSTPNATATASFSTPPTTDAAQSLQTLDK, from the coding sequence ATGCGGGTCGCCCTGGCCAGCTTCGTAGGGACCACCGTCGAGTACTACGACTTCTTCATCTACGGCACTGCGGCCGCACTGGTCTTCCCCACCTTGTTCTTCCCCGATGCTTCACCTGCTATCGGAATCCTGTTGTCCTTCGCTACTTTCGGCGTCGGATTCCTCGCCCGACCCCTCGGAGGCATCGTCTTCGGCCACTTCGGTGACCGGGTCGGCCGCAAACAGATGCTCGTCATCTCTCTCGTCGGTATGGGTGCCACCACAGTACTGATGGGACTGCTACCCGGTTACGCCCAGATCGGCATCGCCGCTCCGATCCTGCTCACCTTGCTGCGCCTGGTTCAAGGCTTCGCCGTAGGCGGTGAATGGGGTGGCGCCACCTTGATGGCCGTCGAGCATGCCCCCACCGCGAAGAAAGGATTCTTCGGCTCCTTCTCACAGATGGGTGCTCCCGCCGGGACGAGCATTGCGACCCTGGCGTTCTTCGCCGCTTCTCAACTCCCGGACGAGCAGTTCCTCAGTTGGGGCTGGCGGCTACCGTTCCTGTTCAGCGCGGTCCTGATCGTAATCGGCCTGTTCATCCGCCTGTCCCTGACCGAAAGCCCCGACTTCGCCGAGATCAAAGCCAACAGTGCTGTAGTGCGGATGCCGATCGCCGTCGCATTCCGCAAGCACTGGAAAGAAATCTTCCTCATTGCCGGCACCTACCTGTCCCAGGGAGTGTTCGCCTACATCTGCATGGCGTATCTCGTCTCCTACGGCACCACCGTCGCCGGAATCAGCCGCACCTTCGCCCTGGCCAGCGTGTTCGTCGCCGGCCTCGTCGCCGTCCTCCTCTATCCCGTCTTCGGCGCCTTGTCGGACACCTTCGGCCGCAAGACCATGTACCTGCTCGGCGCCGTCACCATGGGGGTGGCGATCGGCCCGGCCTTCGCACTGATCAACACCGGAAACCCCTGGCTTTTCATGACCGCGCAGGTACTGGTCTTCGGCATCTCTATGGCCCCCGCCGCCGGAGTAACCGGATCGCTGTTCACCATGATCTTCGATGCGGATGTGCGCTACAGCGGCGTCTCGATCGGCTACACGCTCTCCCAGGTCGCGGGCTCGGCGTTCGCCCCGACCATTGCGACCGCCCTGTACGCCTCCACCAACACCAGCAACTCGATCGTGCTTTACCTACTGATCGTCTCGGCCATCTCGGTGGTCTCGGTGATCCTGCTGCCCGGCGGCTGGGGACGCAAGGGCGCGACACGCCAACTGGTTGCCGACAAGCGCACCTCGACACCGAATGCAACTGCCACCGCATCCTTTTCGACTCCGCCCACCACCGACGCCGCACAGTCCCTGCAGACCTTGGACAAGTGA
- a CDS encoding 3-carboxyethylcatechol 2,3-dioxygenase — MPVALCAMSHSPLMGRNDPDQEVIDAVDAAFDHARRFIADFAPDLIVIFAPDHYNGVFYDLLPPFCIGAGAQSVGDYGTEAGPLDVDRDAARTITREVLDSGIDAAFSERMHVDHGFAQALQLLVGSIIAVPTVPIFINSVAEPLGPVSRVRLLGEAVGRAANKLDKRVLFVGSGGLSHDPPIPQFTSSPEQVRERLIDGRNPSDAERKAREQRVITAGRDFAAGTATIQPLNPHWDQHLLEILASGELEQIDTWTNDWFVEQAGHSSHEVRTWIAAYAALHANGPYQVTSSFYREIPEWIAGFGITTALTRSSNHMK; from the coding sequence ATGCCTGTGGCGCTGTGCGCGATGTCGCACTCCCCCCTGATGGGACGCAACGACCCCGATCAAGAAGTCATCGACGCCGTCGACGCCGCCTTCGACCACGCGCGCCGATTCATCGCCGATTTCGCCCCAGATCTGATCGTGATCTTCGCCCCCGACCACTACAACGGGGTCTTCTACGACCTGCTGCCACCGTTCTGCATCGGAGCCGGCGCGCAGTCCGTCGGCGACTATGGCACCGAAGCCGGCCCCCTCGACGTCGACCGCGACGCCGCCCGCACTATTACGCGCGAAGTACTCGACAGCGGTATCGACGCCGCGTTCTCCGAACGCATGCACGTCGACCACGGTTTCGCCCAGGCTCTACAACTACTCGTCGGATCGATCATCGCAGTACCGACCGTGCCGATCTTCATCAACTCCGTCGCCGAACCCCTCGGCCCCGTCAGCCGAGTTCGGCTGCTCGGCGAAGCTGTCGGACGAGCAGCCAACAAACTGGACAAACGCGTCCTGTTCGTCGGATCCGGAGGGCTCTCCCACGACCCACCGATTCCGCAGTTCACCAGCTCGCCTGAGCAGGTGCGCGAACGGTTGATCGACGGCCGCAATCCGAGCGACGCCGAACGCAAGGCCCGCGAACAACGCGTCATCACCGCAGGTCGAGACTTCGCTGCCGGTACCGCCACCATTCAGCCGTTGAACCCCCACTGGGACCAGCATCTTCTCGAAATTCTGGCATCCGGCGAACTCGAACAAATCGACACGTGGACCAATGACTGGTTCGTCGAGCAGGCCGGCCACTCGTCCCATGAGGTGCGCACCTGGATCGCCGCCTACGCCGCGCTCCACGCAAACGGCCCCTACCAGGTCACGTCGAGCTTCTACCGCGAAATACCTGAGTGGATAG
- a CDS encoding IS256 family transposase translates to MTDVIDREDESNSAPVGVSDARLQELVDQARAEGLQLTGEGGLLAKLTKLVVESALEGEMDDHLGYGKNDPAGRGSGNSRNGRRAKTVLTEAGPVERDVPRDRESSFEPKIVAKRQRRLTGVQDMVISLSAKGLTTGEISAHLAEVYGAEVSKQTISTITERVMDGMAEWQNRPLDPVYPVLFIDCIHVKIRDGNVANRPIYVVMGVTVDGTRDILGLWAGEHGDGEGAKYWLRVLSELKNRGVQDVLIVVCDGLKHLPDSIGQVWPQTIVQTCVVHLLRNTYAYASHKDWAEIAKDLKPVYTAPSEQAALDRFAEFSDKWEKRYPAIIRLWTNTWAEFVPFLQFDNAIRQVIYTTNAIESVNARIRRAVKARGHFPTEAAALKCVYLAIMSLDPKGTARQRWSNRWKAALNAFEITFDGRLSAGRK, encoded by the coding sequence ATGACCGATGTGATTGATCGTGAGGACGAATCGAACTCGGCACCTGTGGGTGTCAGCGATGCCCGGCTGCAGGAACTGGTGGATCAGGCGCGGGCCGAAGGCCTCCAGCTCACCGGCGAGGGCGGGTTGCTGGCGAAGTTGACCAAGCTGGTGGTGGAGTCCGCCCTCGAGGGCGAGATGGACGACCACCTCGGCTACGGCAAGAATGACCCGGCCGGCAGGGGCAGCGGCAACTCCCGCAACGGCAGACGCGCCAAGACCGTGCTGACCGAGGCCGGCCCGGTCGAGCGCGACGTACCCCGGGACCGGGAGTCCTCGTTCGAGCCGAAGATCGTGGCCAAGCGGCAGCGGCGGCTGACCGGGGTGCAGGACATGGTGATCTCGCTGTCGGCCAAGGGACTGACCACCGGTGAGATCTCTGCGCACCTGGCCGAGGTCTACGGCGCCGAGGTGTCCAAGCAGACGATCTCGACGATCACCGAACGGGTGATGGACGGCATGGCCGAGTGGCAGAACCGGCCGCTGGACCCGGTGTATCCGGTGCTGTTCATCGACTGCATCCACGTCAAGATCCGCGACGGCAACGTGGCCAACCGGCCGATCTACGTCGTGATGGGGGTGACTGTGGACGGCACCCGCGACATCCTCGGATTATGGGCCGGCGAGCACGGCGACGGGGAGGGGGCGAAGTATTGGCTTCGGGTGTTGTCGGAGCTGAAGAATCGTGGTGTGCAGGATGTGCTGATCGTCGTGTGCGACGGTCTGAAGCATCTGCCCGACTCGATCGGGCAGGTGTGGCCGCAGACCATCGTGCAAACCTGCGTGGTCCACCTCCTCCGCAATACCTACGCCTACGCCTCCCACAAGGACTGGGCCGAGATCGCCAAGGACCTCAAACCGGTGTACACCGCGCCGTCGGAGCAGGCCGCGCTGGACCGGTTCGCCGAGTTCAGCGACAAATGGGAGAAACGCTATCCCGCGATCATCCGGCTCTGGACCAACACCTGGGCCGAGTTCGTGCCGTTCCTGCAGTTCGACAACGCCATCAGACAGGTCATCTACACGACCAACGCCATCGAAAGTGTCAACGCCCGAATCCGCAGGGCCGTCAAGGCCCGCGGTCATTTCCCGACCGAGGCCGCGGCCCTGAAATGCGTGTACCTGGCCATCATGAGCCTCGATCCCAAAGGCACCGCCCGCCAACGCTGGTCCAACCGCTGGAAGGCAGCACTGAACGCCTTCGAGATCACCTTCGACGGACGCCTGTCCGCTGGACGAAAGTAG
- a CDS encoding LLM class flavin-dependent oxidoreductase has translation MEFCIGTCAKIDQVAMVKQAEDLGVTHFGVGEGPLLFSDPYQFLALASQQTTGIHLGTMVTNPLTRIAPVTANSMATLNALAPGRTFLGIGTANNALRSMGNRTAKISELSHAIEVSRELMAGHRVNHTWLGQSREVEFLDKESGFYNVTDHIPIWVAAGGPRGLAEAAKYADAVVYCLGPNIDMIQMIRRLLDKAVADAGRAPGSVKLVSLSWFYQLGNGETWEDGVTNGFGSGPISSCITNAGLMDQHRDELGDSIVDASLTAAQQYLGDPKSADQPHYLDVWAKYLRGLDPRHRPIITKELVDYWCLYGSPAELREKTALMREAGVDILQVFLSNPRTAARDIDNIGHSILAHV, from the coding sequence ATGGAATTCTGTATCGGCACCTGCGCCAAGATCGACCAGGTCGCGATGGTGAAGCAGGCCGAGGACCTCGGGGTCACTCACTTCGGTGTCGGCGAAGGCCCGTTGCTGTTCTCCGATCCGTACCAGTTCCTCGCCCTGGCTTCGCAGCAGACCACCGGCATCCACCTGGGCACCATGGTCACCAATCCATTGACCCGCATCGCCCCCGTCACCGCGAACTCCATGGCCACTCTCAATGCCCTGGCGCCAGGCCGAACCTTCCTCGGTATCGGTACCGCCAACAACGCGCTGCGTTCCATGGGTAACCGCACCGCGAAGATCTCCGAACTGTCCCACGCCATCGAGGTCTCCCGTGAACTGATGGCAGGCCACCGGGTCAACCACACCTGGCTCGGACAGTCCCGGGAAGTGGAGTTCCTCGACAAAGAAAGTGGCTTCTACAACGTCACCGACCACATCCCGATCTGGGTTGCTGCCGGCGGGCCCCGCGGTCTTGCCGAAGCAGCCAAATACGCCGACGCCGTCGTCTACTGCCTCGGACCGAACATCGACATGATCCAGATGATTCGTAGGCTCCTGGACAAAGCCGTCGCCGATGCAGGACGAGCCCCAGGCTCTGTCAAGCTCGTCTCGTTGTCCTGGTTCTACCAACTCGGCAACGGAGAAACCTGGGAAGACGGCGTCACCAACGGCTTCGGATCCGGACCGATCAGCTCATGCATCACCAACGCCGGACTGATGGACCAACACCGCGACGAACTCGGCGACTCGATCGTCGACGCCTCACTCACCGCCGCCCAGCAATACCTCGGCGACCCGAAATCCGCGGACCAACCGCACTATCTCGACGTCTGGGCGAAGTACCTGCGCGGCCTCGACCCCCGGCACCGTCCGATCATCACCAAGGAACTCGTCGACTACTGGTGCCTGTACGGCTCTCCTGCCGAGCTACGAGAAAAAACAGCCCTGATGCGCGAAGCCGGCGTCGACATCCTTCAAGTCTTCCTGTCCAACCCACGCACAGCCGCCCGCGACATCGACAACATCGGGCATTCGATCCTCGCCCACGTCTGA